In Balaenoptera ricei isolate mBalRic1 chromosome 7, mBalRic1.hap2, whole genome shotgun sequence, a single window of DNA contains:
- the HES6 gene encoding transcription cofactor HES-6, producing the protein MAPLLAPGRDRAAREDEDGCEARGDRKARKPLVEKKRRARINESLQELRLLLAGAEVQAKLENAEVLELTVRRVQGALRGRARERGQLQAEASERFAAGYIQCMHEVHTFVSTCQAIDATVAAELLNHLLESMPLREGSSFRDLLGDALSGPPGAHGRSNWPVGGALGSPLPSPRGSGDDPSSDLEEVPEAELSRAPAEGPDLVPAALGSLTAARIAQSVWRPW; encoded by the exons ATGGCTCCGCTCCTGGCGCCCGGCCGGGACCGTGCGGCCCGGGAGGATGAGGACGGCTGCGAGGCGCGGGGGGACCGCAAG GCCCGGAAGCCCCTAGTGGAGAAGAAGAGGCGCGCGCGGATCAACGAGAGCTTGCAGGAGCTGCGGCTGCTGCTGGCGGGCGCCGAG GTGCAGGCCAAGCTGGAGAACGCCGAGGTGCTGGAGCTCACGGTGCGGCGCGTGCAGGGCGCGCTGCGGGGCCGGGCGCGCG AACGCGGGCAGCTGCAGGCGGAAGCAAGCGAGCGCTTCGCCGCCGGCTACATCCAGTGCATGCACGAGGTGCACACGTTCGTGTCTACGTGCCAGGCAATCGACGCCACCGTCGCCGCCGAGCTCCTGAACCACCTGCTAGAGTCCATGCCGCTGCGCGAGGGCAGCAGCTTCCGGGATCTGCTGGGGGACGCCCTGTCCGGGCCACCGGGAGCCCATGGGCGGAGCAACTGGCCAGTAGGAGGCGCCCTGGGGTCCCCACTGCCCAGCCCACGGGGCTCCGGGGACGACCCGTCCTCCGACCTGGAGGAGGTCCCCGAGGCTGAACTGAGCCGGGCGCCTGCTGAGGGGCCGGACTTGGTGCCCGCagccctgggcagcctgaccgCCGCCCGCATAGCCCAGAGTGTCTGGAGACCTTGGTGA